The Vibrio pomeroyi genome window below encodes:
- a CDS encoding YjbH domain-containing protein translates to MLKQKSFPLSAVCASVTCALLMTNSVPTRAETTIDSSSIRAEKSSFDDTEYRTSQMNFGGVGLMQMPTGRMAPEGEFNFSASFNNEYYFYNVSLQVMPWLETTIRYTQVQDLLYSGGADQDCSQNSFSGCTKYTDKGIDFKLRLIEEGYYLPEVSVGVRDFGGTGLFDGEFVAATKRFGPVDFTLGMAWGYMGTSGNFTNPLCKASDKYCERPSDFKGNGGSVDFERWFKGDAAIYGGFEYQTPYKPLTLKLEYDGNDYSQDFPVVRGGVDMTQHTPWNVGAVYRFTDWGSAKVSYERGDTLTLGFDLSTNFNEMYSVWRDTETAELRPSDVETVDDIDMAALAEELETIAGYEQAQILVDDNSIVVKGTQVKYRDRDVALERGATVIANAVPSYIDTYKIIENDKSLELTETTVDAQMFKAAANNSYLNAQTSDATNTHELERKKSVIYHDGRERFDVSISPNLAQSFGSAENFYLYSLGLYTNASYWALNNVELSGSLYVNLVDNYDKFNYEIPSDGTDQTPRVRTLFRSYVDDPVRLDRLQLTWFEDYGSGVYTQAYGGYLESMFAGVGGEILYRPFNQNWAIGADMTAISQRDPESWFGRFDEEIQVNPDDSSRTYKVIDKGTTGFITGYYTPQWDFLSDTLLKVGVGKFLAGDIGTRVDFSKQFKSGVIAGAFVSLTDMTTEEYGEGSYTKGFYVSIPFDLVTVKPSSSRAGFTWLPITRDGGQVLNKQYNLFDQTDARSPWFQRPSSVK, encoded by the coding sequence ATGCTGAAACAGAAATCATTCCCTCTATCGGCAGTGTGTGCATCGGTTACCTGCGCTTTGTTAATGACTAATAGCGTGCCGACGAGAGCAGAAACAACCATTGATTCCTCTTCGATTCGAGCAGAGAAATCATCATTCGACGACACTGAATATAGAACGTCGCAAATGAACTTTGGTGGTGTTGGCCTAATGCAAATGCCAACAGGCCGAATGGCCCCAGAAGGGGAGTTCAACTTTAGCGCTTCGTTTAACAACGAATACTACTTTTATAACGTCAGCCTACAGGTGATGCCTTGGCTTGAAACCACCATTCGTTATACACAAGTACAAGATCTGCTTTATAGCGGAGGCGCAGACCAAGACTGCTCACAAAACTCATTCAGTGGCTGCACCAAATACACAGATAAAGGCATCGACTTTAAACTGCGTTTAATCGAAGAAGGGTACTACTTACCAGAAGTATCGGTAGGTGTGCGTGATTTCGGTGGTACAGGCTTGTTTGATGGCGAATTTGTCGCGGCCACCAAGCGTTTTGGCCCTGTTGATTTTACTTTGGGCATGGCTTGGGGATACATGGGCACCAGTGGCAATTTCACTAACCCATTGTGTAAAGCCAGTGACAAGTATTGTGAACGCCCGTCTGATTTTAAAGGCAATGGCGGCAGTGTCGATTTTGAGCGTTGGTTTAAAGGCGATGCTGCGATTTATGGTGGTTTTGAATATCAAACCCCTTATAAGCCGCTAACCTTGAAGCTTGAGTACGATGGCAACGATTACTCTCAAGATTTCCCAGTAGTACGTGGCGGTGTCGACATGACACAACACACGCCATGGAACGTAGGTGCTGTGTACCGTTTCACTGATTGGGGCTCAGCGAAAGTCAGCTATGAGCGAGGCGATACTTTAACCCTTGGTTTTGATCTCTCGACCAATTTCAATGAAATGTATTCTGTGTGGCGAGATACTGAAACAGCAGAATTGCGCCCAAGCGATGTCGAGACGGTTGACGATATTGACATGGCAGCCCTCGCGGAAGAGCTTGAAACGATCGCTGGCTATGAACAAGCACAAATCTTGGTCGACGATAACAGTATTGTGGTAAAGGGTACTCAGGTTAAGTACCGAGACAGAGACGTCGCCCTTGAGCGCGGTGCGACCGTGATTGCCAACGCGGTACCGAGTTACATCGACACCTACAAAATCATTGAAAACGACAAATCGTTGGAACTCACCGAGACAACGGTAGATGCTCAAATGTTCAAAGCGGCAGCTAATAACAGTTATCTCAATGCTCAAACCAGTGATGCAACAAACACTCACGAATTAGAGCGCAAGAAATCCGTTATTTATCATGATGGGCGTGAACGATTCGATGTGTCGATTTCACCAAACCTAGCTCAATCATTCGGTTCGGCTGAAAACTTCTACTTATACAGTTTGGGTTTGTACACCAATGCTTCGTACTGGGCGTTGAACAATGTCGAACTGTCGGGCTCGCTTTACGTTAACTTAGTCGACAACTACGACAAGTTTAATTACGAAATCCCATCAGACGGCACTGACCAAACGCCAAGAGTAAGAACCTTGTTCCGCTCTTACGTTGACGATCCGGTTCGTTTAGACCGTTTACAACTGACTTGGTTTGAAGACTACGGCAGCGGTGTCTACACCCAAGCCTACGGTGGTTACCTAGAGAGTATGTTCGCGGGTGTGGGTGGCGAAATCCTGTATCGTCCATTCAATCAAAACTGGGCGATTGGCGCAGACATGACAGCAATAAGCCAACGAGACCCTGAAAGCTGGTTTGGTAGGTTTGATGAAGAGATCCAAGTCAACCCCGACGACAGCAGCCGAACGTATAAAGTAATCGACAAAGGCACGACTGGCTTTATTACCGGTTACTACACCCCACAATGGGACTTCTTGAGTGATACCTTGCTTAAAGTGGGCGTCGGTAAATTCCTTGCGGGTGATATCGGTACTCGTGTCGATTTCTCTAAGCAGTTCAAGAGCGGTGTGATTGCCGGTGCATTTGTCAGCTTAACCGACATGACAACCGAAGAATACGGTGAGGGCAGCTACACCAAAGGCTTCTACGTATCGATTCCGTTTGATTTAGTCACCGTGAAACCAAGTTCAAGCCGTGCAGGTTTCACCTGGTTACCGATCACTCGTGACGGCGGACAAGTGCTGAACAAGCAATACAACTTGTTCGATCAAACCGATGCGCGCTCACCTTGGTTCCAAAGACCAAGTAGCGTTAAGTAG